The following are from one region of the Streptomyces rubrogriseus genome:
- a CDS encoding RNHCP domain-containing protein — protein sequence MSSHTTNNNTLNLSTFACAWCGLTVSAYAADGAPRNHCPSCLHSRHVLDHVEGGPSDCEGRMSPIAIAVLRTGDWRVIHRCVRCDELTSNPVRTDDNQLILMRMAVRPLAQPPFPLEAFGTL from the coding sequence GTGTCCAGCCACACCACCAACAACAACACTCTCAACCTCAGCACCTTCGCCTGCGCCTGGTGCGGGCTGACCGTGTCCGCGTACGCCGCCGACGGCGCGCCGCGCAACCACTGCCCCTCCTGCCTGCATTCCCGGCACGTTCTCGACCACGTCGAGGGCGGCCCGAGCGACTGCGAGGGCCGGATGTCCCCGATCGCCATCGCCGTGCTCCGCACCGGTGACTGGAGGGTGATCCACCGCTGCGTGCGCTGCGACGAACTGACCTCGAACCCGGTCCGCACCGACGACAACCAGCTCATCCTGATGCGCATGGCGGTCCGCCCGCTGGCCCAACCCCCTTTCCCGCTCGAAGCGTTCGGAACACTCTGA
- a CDS encoding RNHCP domain-containing protein produces MPRNNHSSRGQQQRRRPQRHKDVLHTRGGHRANDFRCTSCRLDVSPAAPGTAHRNHCPNCLASLHVDRKTPGDRDADCRGRMEALGMSVRTDGEWMIIHQCASCGELSANRIAGDDNPLALVRLALRPLADPKHAGRALITL; encoded by the coding sequence ATGCCACGCAACAACCACAGCAGCCGCGGGCAGCAACAGCGGCGGCGTCCGCAGCGGCACAAGGACGTCCTGCACACCCGGGGCGGCCACCGCGCCAACGACTTCCGGTGCACGTCCTGCCGCCTCGACGTCTCCCCGGCCGCCCCGGGCACCGCGCACCGCAACCACTGCCCGAACTGTCTGGCCAGCCTGCACGTCGACCGGAAGACACCGGGGGACCGCGACGCGGACTGCCGTGGGCGTATGGAGGCGCTGGGCATGTCCGTCCGCACCGACGGCGAGTGGATGATCATCCACCAGTGCGCCTCCTGCGGTGAGCTGAGCGCCAACCGCATAGCCGGCGACGACAATCCCCTCGCCCTGGTCCGCCTGGCGCTGAGACCCCTGGCCGACCCCAAGCACGCCGGCCGCGCCCTGATCACCCTGTGA
- a CDS encoding DUF4232 domain-containing protein — protein sequence MRIPPFRTVLAVSGVLVAGLVLGGCGTETAGSAAGGGGETKGPCAGGAAAGDGASGGANGAGAERDGVRVLGTVERDGAGGSASPGGQASQRPGVSVTADSLPGGGGAAGPCAVQYEVTNPGAEPFTYTITFSLMDEQGRAMSNVEETVASVGAGKTVRRTLEHGAYPGGGALDAGRVRILDVERVPSDEAPAPASSCPASGLRLTADQGDAAMGLRVVGLHLENCGSRTYSLEGYPVLQLLDAEHRPVDGIEILRGTDGIPMAGGDEGPPRPVTLLPGESAVSGLAWRNTTEFGEAVTVPYVRVRAEAGSDPVTVAPHLDLGTTGELGVRPWQKDETEAGRGTGESGSGRPGAQGPYGRPSNS from the coding sequence ATGCGAATTCCCCCGTTCCGCACGGTGTTGGCGGTCTCCGGTGTTCTTGTGGCCGGTCTTGTGCTGGGTGGCTGCGGTACTGAGACCGCCGGGTCCGCGGCAGGGGGTGGTGGGGAGACGAAGGGGCCGTGTGCGGGCGGTGCCGCCGCCGGCGACGGGGCTTCCGGTGGCGCGAACGGCGCCGGTGCCGAGCGGGACGGGGTCCGGGTCCTCGGGACCGTGGAGCGGGACGGGGCCGGGGGGAGTGCTTCGCCCGGTGGGCAGGCGAGTCAGCGGCCCGGGGTGTCTGTCACGGCGGACAGTCTGCCGGGGGGCGGGGGAGCGGCCGGGCCGTGTGCCGTTCAGTACGAGGTGACCAACCCGGGGGCCGAGCCCTTCACGTACACCATCACCTTCTCCCTGATGGACGAGCAGGGCCGGGCGATGTCGAACGTCGAGGAGACGGTGGCCTCCGTGGGGGCGGGGAAGACCGTGCGGAGGACTCTTGAGCACGGTGCGTATCCGGGCGGCGGGGCGCTCGATGCCGGGCGGGTGCGGATCCTCGACGTGGAGCGGGTGCCCTCCGACGAGGCGCCGGCGCCCGCGAGTTCCTGCCCGGCGTCCGGGCTGCGGCTGACCGCCGACCAGGGCGACGCGGCGATGGGGCTGCGTGTCGTGGGGCTGCACCTGGAGAACTGCGGGAGCCGGACGTACTCCCTGGAGGGTTACCCGGTACTGCAGTTGCTCGACGCCGAGCACCGGCCGGTGGACGGGATCGAGATCCTGCGCGGTACCGACGGCATCCCGATGGCGGGCGGGGACGAGGGGCCGCCGCGGCCGGTGACGCTGCTGCCCGGGGAGTCCGCCGTGTCGGGGCTGGCGTGGCGCAACACCACCGAGTTCGGCGAGGCGGTGACCGTGCCCTACGTCAGGGTCCGGGCCGAGGCCGGGTCCGACCCGGTGACGGTCGCCCCGCACCTCGACCTCGGCACCACCGGCGAGCTGGGGGTCCGGCCGTGGCAGAAGGACGAGACGGAGGCGGGCAGGGGCACGGGGGAGAGCGGCAGCGGTCGGCCGGGGGCTCAGGGGCCGTACGGCAGGCCTTCCAACTCGTAG
- a CDS encoding TetR/AcrR family transcriptional regulator encodes MTVQQSGRRERKKAATRQKIADTALRLFLERGYDAVGIRDVAAEADVAVTTLFSHFASKEALVFEQDEDFEHRLTRAVTDRAPHEPLIPALRREILALVRHCTADSAAPIWRMIDGSPALRKYDESVRLRHAEALATAIAADATLTRSETAARTLARFVIDAYSLSREAPDPEAALDEIFPMIEAAWAAARPAHRA; translated from the coding sequence ATGACCGTGCAGCAGTCGGGCCGCCGCGAGCGCAAAAAGGCCGCGACCCGCCAGAAGATCGCCGACACCGCGCTGCGGCTCTTCCTGGAACGCGGGTACGACGCGGTGGGCATCCGTGACGTGGCCGCCGAGGCCGACGTGGCCGTCACCACGCTCTTCTCCCACTTCGCCTCGAAAGAGGCCCTGGTCTTCGAGCAGGACGAGGACTTCGAGCACCGCCTCACGCGGGCGGTCACCGACCGGGCCCCGCACGAGCCGCTGATCCCCGCTCTGCGCCGCGAGATCCTGGCCCTGGTCCGGCACTGCACCGCGGACAGCGCGGCCCCGATCTGGCGCATGATCGACGGGTCCCCCGCCCTGCGGAAGTACGACGAATCGGTCCGCCTGCGCCACGCGGAGGCCCTGGCCACGGCCATCGCCGCCGACGCCACCCTCACCCGGAGCGAAACCGCCGCCCGCACCCTCGCGAGGTTCGTGATCGACGCCTACTCGCTGTCCCGCGAGGCCCCCGATCCCGAGGCCGCCCTCGACGAGATCTTCCCGATGATCGAGGCGGCCTGGGCCGCGGCCCGCCCCGCACACCGCGCCTGA